Genomic DNA from Dama dama isolate Ldn47 chromosome 26, ASM3311817v1, whole genome shotgun sequence:
ACTTTTTATACAAAGTCAGCAATACGTACCTTCTGTGCCACTTAATGTGAACTCTATTCAATGCCTATTTTAACAGAATATGATTTATAAAGTAATGACAGAAGATTTTAATTCTGATCAAATTATAAAAGAACCAAAAATAATACTAAAGGTAAAAATAGGTACCTTtgttaaatggcaacccactccagtacccttgcctggaaaatcccatggatggaggagcctggtatgctacagtccatggggtcgcaaagagtcagacacgactgagcgacttcacttcactttgttaaTAGAATTGATATACTGAAAATTTAAGAACCAAAACTGTAAAATTAACATCCTTTTTCTCTATGTTCTTTTTACTGAAAAATTTCAGAGATGACTTTTATAATAACATAAAAGAACTTACTGTCAAGCACTGTTCTTCCCACCATGCTGTACTCCATGCTTTTGTCAACTTCATTCATTAGCCATGGGAGGAATCCTATCTCAATATCtgcaatttaaaaagttaatttcatTAAGTGATTTTTATGAAGCATTACAAACTGGGAGAATCTGTGCTTTTCCCCTAATGTTACAGATATATCAGCcttgttttcttattataaaatgtCAAACAGACTCGTATAGTATCACTTTTGCTGTATAGTATTCTCTCTCTATGGTCTGGTCCATTACCTTTCTATTCAAGTATAAATGGTATTTGCAAAATTATGAGGCTTTCCCTGGAGTCAAAGCCTTTAGAACTGACTTTATAGGCACTATGCGAGATGAAACAAGGGCCTGGCGTCATGGGGGACATCCGGTCCATGTTGCTTTCTACTCTCCAGTGTTGTTTCTCAGTAAACATTCTACAATCTTTGTAACACCCCTCTTATTAGTAACGGTACTTTCTTAAAACAACTatataattgattttaaaatttggtcCAGAGATAGAAAgattccttgatagctcagttgggaaaaaatctgcctgcgaagtaggagatcctggttcaattcctgggtcgggaagttcctctggagacgggataggctacccactccagtattcctgggcttcctgtgtggctcagctggtaaagaaagattccaattcaaaataaaaatgggcaCAACATGAACTCAAACCATTAGCAGGATGCTTATTGTAACAGTTAATCTAACAAAAGACCTCCAACAAACCTCTTTCAATGGGATCATAGAAGTAGCCACCATCCCGAAGGCTGTCAAAAACTGACGGGAGGAGGTCGGCCAGGTAACGCTGTGCAAACGCTCGAGCAGCGATCTTCTGCGAGGTCTCATTATGCTTGTGAACCACCTGCCATTGCTGCTGCTTCCGACGTTCCTGCCCAGGGAAAACATCATCACAGGTGGCTATTCAGCCTCCCCAGACAGCGACTCTCATGAGTGGGAGAAATCTGTACTTATATTTGTATCCAATAATGGACAGCAAGGTGTCTATGAtcagtttgtatttttcactaaGATTTTAATGAGTTTCAACAGCTAGATAGGTACTGAATTCAGAGGAGTTGATGCTTAAGGTAAAATTCATTTCCTGATCCATTTTCAAGTAAAATAATTTCAGGATATACATGTTTGACTGAAATCAAAGAATAATAATAgttatctgtatttttaattagTATTATAAAGTATTGCTGATATGAAAATTACAATTACTTAGACATCTTTGATTAAAAAACTTGGGCCAATAAATTGTCTCATTTATAATGATTCTttgtaaagttctgaaaattataaaacatttttgctGCTGTTGCTACTTATAGATCATATGAAATCTGTGAAGCTAATGAACTACCTTCTCTATTCCCATGCAGAAGTGGGaacattaatatattttctaattagtCTATTTTCAAAGTTCAAGCAAATATAAATCTGGATGACTtgtattctttgttttttcataGTTCCTAatagtaaataatatatattataaaaaatgaagaatacAAGTCATCCAGATTTATATGTGcttaaactttgaaaacatttcctaatagtaaataagggcttcccaggtggctcagtggtaaagaatctgcctgctcggcaggagatgtgggttcgattcctgggtcaggaagatcccttggaagaggaaatggcaacccaccccatactcttgcctgagatattccacggacagaggaccctgacaggctacagtccaagtcaagacatgactgaacatgcgcACACCACCAAacagtaaataaacaaatttaactaTTCTTTGATAAAAACTTCACCAATTATTTCAACAAAGCTCATTTTGTCAGGATTCATCTTATACTTGCGAACAAATAATCGTGCATTTGCACAATCTTTATCAACAGACCCGTGCTCTTTACACAGTTACTCATTTTGGAGGAAAACTGAAAGTCCATTTGACTAGGTTTGGAGTAGAATGTTCGCACAACTCAGCTATTCGTGTGGGAAGCTAGACTCTGAGCCCTTTCAGGTGTGTGGAAACGCCTTTATCATTTATCCATCCAGTGTTTAACACACGGTGAGTTACTGCCACACCCAGACAGACTCTTATTAAACTGTACTGAGCCGAGTGCTTCCTAACTAAAGGTTTGTGGCGTATTTAATGATTGAATTCTACAACTTTTCTTATTAAAGGTTCTAAAAACCTTATAATCTGAAGAAATACTCTATAAAGACTCAGATAGTAGGTGTATCTGTAAGGGTGTAGAGCAGGGCTGGCCACTAAGAAACAGACCCAGAATTCTTTCCAGATTCCCTTTCTTACTCCCCATCCACCCAAATACACTCCCCTTTTTCCTGCCACCTTTTCTGCCACTGATTTTTGGCAAACTGATGTTATCTCTTCTCCAGGACTCTTATTTAAGAGTGCCTTTCCTTGGGACATATGTGATTTAAATTGTGACCTGCAGGAATTTTTGGGGAACTCTATTTAGgttgttggtgttgtttagtccgactcttggtgaccccatagactacagcctgccaggcctcctctctccatgggattccccagggaaGAATCTCGGAGGAGgctacatttccttctccaggaatcaaacctgggcccaggCAGACTCTGTACTgccgagtcacctgggaagtccgtcTCCATTTAGGTACATCTATGTAAACtgggattttaaaaatgtaattgttCATGAAAGATCAGTGATCTACAGGAGAGACCTGGACAACAAACACTACAGGTCTTTTCTAACATGTTTGCCAAGACCTGTTAGCTCTACATGTGATTCTGAACATAATCTGTTAAGTAACCGAAATCAGTCTGAGAGAGAGAACGAAAATTCTCTACTTTTTCCTCTCGGTGTCGTCTCTCCTGCTCTTCAAGTCGCTGGACTTCAGCAAGCTCGACGTTGCGGAGCTCTTCATATGCATACTGACTGGCCCGCAGGTTTGCCAGCTCCTCTTCTTCCATCACTTCCAGAAGAGACTGCTCGATGGTCTTCCCCACCAAAACTTCTAACATTGGTTTAACTTCAAGATCAAAGTCAAACAGCTTAAACACacaaaacagatttaaaattttaatcacagACCGAAGGCTCAGTGAAAATATATCCACAAGAGCAGCAATAAATAACAGGATACTCCTTATTGAGGATcttctatgtgccagacactgagcTGGTAATTTACCGTTTCTAATCTTCAAAACAGCCCAAAAGGCACAGGGGCTCTTTAAAGGCAAAAACTGATAAGAGTCAAAGTTATAAAAAGATCTATTCAATCATTAGAATGAACCttcattttcaataatttttcaaTAAACCTCTAAAACCCAAGGGAAATACCTTTGTCTAATTCTTCATCTTTTCTGCTTGATTTTTATTGGTTGTTTTGATAACAGTTTGAAGAACAAACGAACAAGAATAATGGATACTTTGGTGATTCATCTCTAGGATTTAGAGGCAATTATAGTCTTCTATATAGATTATGAAGACTTAGTTTATTTCCTAATTCAATGACAATACTTTCAAATTCGAGTTTTAAATCTCACTTAAGTCATTACGCACACTGCCTTCTCTTCTTCAGTTTCATAAACTGGCCTATATTTATGTATTCCACattgatataaaaattaattattttaggaCTTTTTTCCTAACACAGAGAATTATCTTCATAAAAGTTATGTAATCAACAAGCAACTAGCAGTAGAACCTTTTATACCAGAGATATTATTTTCCCTCATTTGGTACAAATCTACTTTATGTTCATCCGTTAAGCAAGTAtgcaaacacacaaaaattaaatatataaatattctaaatacatttctaaaattttttatttctgatcaGCAAAGAGGGAAAATCAGATcatgccatttaaaatttttttaaaaaactaaaaaataaaagatcatgaTATTTAAAGACATTTCTGGGTAGCTCAGGATAAAACCATACTCCATTTGGAAGGAAGTGCAGTAAGTATAGAATTTTCCTGATTGTAAAGTGGGTTGCATTTATGTTAAGGTTTTAATTAAACCTAACTCTTTATAAAGAAGACAGAGGGAAGTCTAATAATGTACTATACCTCTCCTTCTAGAATTTCAGTGGCCACATCTTTGCCAGTTTTGGCAGGAATAAAGAGTGGTGTTGGTGGTCTGTCCAAAAACGCATCTGTTTGGCACTCCATATCAACTTCTATTATGCGGTCAGCAATTTCTTCAAGGTATAATTCTAAGAGAACACCATATACACTGAGTTTGAAATTCTGGTCTTTTTCAAGAATTTGAAACTACAGTCCCTTCAAAACAGAAATGAATGGATCAGAATATAAGTCTTGAAATAAAGGTGCTCAAATGTGGGATTCAATCCACATAGTATACTaagcatttttataaatttgGAAGACCACAGAGTCAGTCAGGCTAGAACATTTACTAAATGTTGAGAGATCATTGAGCTTTGTATTTAaaatgggcttcctttgtggttcagctggtaaagaacctgcaatgcgggagacctgggtttgatccctgggttgggaagatccactggagaagggaaagactacccactccagtattctggcctggaaaattccatggacagttcacggggtcgcaaagagtcagacatgactgagcaactttaactttGTATTTGAAAATAGAACTAAAGAACATGAACCTATAGATGAATATAAGACACAAAATATAACATGGGATGGAAAGTTAAGGATCCATCCATGTAACAAGTCTTAAGATAGTCGATGTTTAAAGGTTTGAAAATCCCTGGACGTGTAAAAAAAACTATGCATCACATCATTGTGTTACAGACGTTCTCTCTAGCCTACATATCATAAACAGATATATGAAAGCAAATTTCACCTTAGGAATAATTTACATGAGGCAAGGGCAGTATGGCATCATGTAAAAAACATGAGAACTGGAGCCATGTGTTGAATATAGGACCTAGCGATTACATTATCTTTGGGTCTTGGTTTCTTTATCTGCAGAAGGGGTCAGGGTTATCAGCCACCTGCAGTCTTCATAGTAATAAAGGAGACACAGGTAAAGGACCTGGTATCGTCTCTGAGACCCAAGAAGTACTCAGCAAAAAGTGGCTGCTACTCTACTGCTTCATATTCTGATGGCATAAATAAAGACTAAAAGATAGCTCTTACAGAATTACAACTATATTGGCTAATCACAGACATATACTTATTCTAGACTTGGGCTCAAGGTAGGAAAAAGCTTGGAATGGTCCTCAACCTTTTGTCCTTACTATCCAGAAATATCTCTGGTGAATCCACTCACCATCTCGGCAGGGTGAATCTTAGGTGGTTACATTTTATGTCCAAGGAAAACATCAAGTATTGTTTGACTACCAAGATTCCGTCAACAATACAGCTGGACCCTATGGGTCCAGGTAAACCCCCACAGCTGACAACAGTCAGACAAGTAGGAAAAGGCTGGCACTAGCCTAGGAGAGCCTGTGTGGCCCTGGGGAGGATGCAAGGGAAAGGAGAACAAAAGGAGCCAGAAGAAGAGGCCGTGGTGAGAGGTGGGGGACTCAGATCTGAACAggtttgtgctgtgctgtgctgactcagtcgtgtccgactctttgtgacccatggactgtagcctgccaggctcctctgtccatggggattctccaggcaggaatactggagtgggttgccatgccctcctccaggggatcttcccagcccaggtatcaaacacaggtctcccgccttgcagtggattcttaaccatctgagccaccagcgaagcccaagaacactggagcaggcagCCTAaaccttcttcaggggaacttctggatccaggaatcgaactggagtctcctacattgcaggcggattctttaccagctgagctacccgggaagccccggGATTAGTAAAGCTTGGACTAATAACCCACATTTTCAGATATTCAGTAAAACGGTTTACTTCTCTCAAAAGACAAAATGCCAAAATAAAACTATACTGCTCTCCACTTCCAGGAATCCAAGAGTGATTCATCTTGGGCTACGAAAAGCAGGAAATACTCCCAGTTTGAGAACAGCATATGTGAAAAGGGCTGAGAGAATTAATTTGgttcttatattcttttttaaaaaatcaccatgtCACATTTTCAGCCATACCCAATATATTACCAATATTCAGTCTATGAGTTTGTTTACGGAATGGACTTTTTCTACCACGAGACAGGGAAATACTAGATGGCATAACAGACATGTTAACATGAAAGTCAAACAAAATGAACTGACTCAGAAAACCACACACACCCAGGAGCCACCAAGCCGTGGGCCCACATACCTGTCTGCACATCCACATGTTTTCTGCCTTCCACGGGTTCAGGTGTATGTGGTCTGAGCTGTTCTTGGGCTCGTTTTCTGGCAAAAGCCCTCCTCCTGGCCTGCTGCTGTCTCTGAATCTCTATAGGATCAGGCTGCCCAGGCTGAATGACAGAAACGGcttatgaaatttagaaaatatttctcaaaGAGTATAGGAGTGCTGCTCCAAAGTAATTCCTGGGTGGCATAAAAGCATCTGTCACAGAATGCTTCCTGCTTATCagtgacttggtgactaaaaatTTATCTGAAATTTGCCAGGCAATTACAAAGGTATCTGGTAAAACACATGAAAGTAACTTCAAAGTATGACTGTTAACCAGAATAAAATGGGTGCAGAATCCCAAATAATAAACTGTTTTTCCTTATTCAAGGATTTTTTTACCATGAACTCGTGTGATGTCTAGTAAACTGAGGTAACCATTCAGTCACAATAGATTTTAATGTGTAGTTAACAAATTGAAAaccacttgaattttttttttagcctaaTTTCATGACAGAATTTCCATAAAAAATACATTAGCTCACAAAGAAAACAACTTCAGTCCAAACAAAGCCTGTTTAAGTACCCAAACAAAAGGTGACTAAGGGATTAAAGGAGGCAAAaggcacaggagaaaaggaaagatacacccatctgaatgcagagttccaaaggatagccaggagagataagaaaggcttcctcagggatcaatgcaaagaaatagaggaaaacaatagaacggaaagactagagatctcttcaagaaattagagataccaagggaacatttcatgcaaagatgggcacaataaaggagagaaatggtatggacctaacagaagcagaagatattaagaagaggtggcaggaatacacagaagaactatacaaaaaagatcttcatgacccagataaccacggtggtgtgatcactcacctagagccagacatcctggaatgcgaagtcaggtggaccttaggaagcatcactacaaacaaagttagtggaggtgacggaattccagttgagctatttcaaatcctgaaagatgatgctgtgaaagcgctgcactcaatatgccaacaaatttggaaaactcagcagtggccacgggactggaaaaggtcagttttcattccaatcccaaagaaaggcaatgccaaggaatgctcaaactaccacacaattacactcacctCACGCTAGcaaatgctcaaaactctccaagccaggcttcaagagtacatgaaccgtgaacttccagatgttcaagttggattcagaaaaggcggaggaaccagagatcaaattgccaacatccgctggatcattgaaaaagcaagagagttccagaaaaaacatctatttctgcttttactgactatgccaaagcctttgtgtggatcacaataaactgtggaaaattctgaaagagatgggaataccagaccacctgacttgactcctgagaaatctgtatgtgggtcaagaagcaacagttagaactggacatggaacaacaaactggttccaaatcaggaaaggagtacgtcaaggttgtatattgtcaccctgcttacttaacttatatgcaaagtacattatgtgaaatgctgggctggatgaagcacaagctggaatcaagactgccgggagaaatatcaataaactcagatatgcagatgacaccacccttatggcagaaagtgaagatgaactaaagagccttttgatgaaagtgaaagaggagagtgaaaaagtttgcttaaaactcagcacttagaaaactaagatcatggcatccagtcccatcacttcatg
This window encodes:
- the RSPH3 gene encoding radial spoke head protein 3 homolog isoform X2, whose translation is MRRLVDQEDAGRRSREPEVPGRTGNLPRKPASRSSPEAPPLDGTLGCWATGAGAAGGFGGAQNRPCVAPTSCPGNFPARAPPFLPPLLASRNPCPWHYVHLSGSHDTLVPTCFEAKLHRKGSGPTPGATSTLAERASPAMATYTYTSRPRALPSQRRRYRDDLMQQAEEPVHYGNIMYDRRVIRGNTYALQSVPLPGQPDPIEIQRQQQARRRAFARKRAQEQLRPHTPEPVEGRKHVDVQTELYLEEIADRIIEVDMECQTDAFLDRPPTPLFIPAKTGKDVATEILEGELFDFDLEVKPMLEVLVGKTIEQSLLEVMEEEELANLRASQYAYEELRNVELAEVQRLEEQERRHREEKERRKQQQWQVVHKHNETSQKIAARAFAQRYLADLLPSVFDSLRDGGYFYDPIERDIEIGFLPWLMNEVDKSMEYSMVGRTVLDNLCPRSLIILCIKKILATTF